The Neoasaia chiangmaiensis sequence GATTGGTGACGACGACGGCCATATCGGCATGATACATCGCCAGCTGCGCTCCGCGCTCGATACCGGCCGGACTGTCGCACACGATCCAGTCGAACTTCTCACGAAGTTCTTCCATGACCTTCGCCACGCCCTCGGAAGTCAGCGCATCCTTGTCTCGCGTTTGCGAAGCGGGAAGAATAGAAAGCGTTTCGCAGCGCTTGTCGCGGATCAGGGCCTGCGCGAGTTTCGCATCACCCTGCACGACGTTGATGAGATCAAACACGACCCTGCGTTCGGCACCCATGACCAGATCGAGATTGCGGAGCCCCACATCGAAGTCGATTACCACGACATTCTGACCCGTCTGGGCTAGGGCGGCGCCCAGCGCCGCCGTGGAAGTCGTCTTGCCAACGCCTCCTTTACCCGACGTGACAACCAGCACCTTCGCCATACGCGCTCCACCACTCTTCTAACCGGTCATGCCGATGAACTTAATAATCAGACACATACTAGGAAGGATTGCGCAACTTTCGCAACGGGCAATCGTTCGTATGCGCCGAGAATATTATCCTATCTTCTGAACGACGATGCGATCATCGACCAGCAGCGCCTGCGTTGCGAGTCCGACAAGCCCGGCTTCCATCTCTTCCGCCGTCATGTAATAGCCATCGACCGCCAGCAACTCCGCATGCGTACGCGTCGCGAAAATTCGAGCGCCGGTCTGGCCACCCACGCCAGCCACGGCGCGTCCCCTTAGGCTGCCGTAAACGTGAATGGAGCCGCTTGCGACCACTTCCGCGCCGGATGCGACCGAACCGATCACGACCAGGTCACCCGTCATGTGCATGATGCTCTGTCCGGACCGGATGCTCGCGTCGACAATACGCGTCTCCCCATTTGAGACAGATTTCGGCGTATCGACTGGCGAAATCGCCTCGGTCGTTTCCGGGATGTCAACGGCGCCACTGGCCCGGCCCCCCTCCAGTCCGGTCGGCATGTCCCATTGCGCGAGAGCCGGCCATTCCGGATTGCCGCCCTCCACGCCGATGATCCGAATCCCGCGTTCGATCAGGCGCGCTTGCAATGTGTCCAGGCCTTCATCATCCGCATGAAGCAGGGCGAGATCCAAGATAACCGGCTTTCCCGCAAAAAACGCGGCAGAGCGGGCGATCTGTGCGTCGAGGCTTTCCAGCCAGTTCGACAGTGGGCGTTCCGGCGACAGGACGAGCGCGAGAAACGAGCGACCGCGCGCGCGGATCTGGATCGGTGCATCCGGGGCCGGCGTGGTGCCTGTCGCGGCGTGCAGGGGCGAGGACGACATGGGAATACGCTCAGCTCTCTCGAATTAAGGAAAACATGGGGCGGCATCGTTTCGAGACATCTTGTTGCACGAGGACGAGGTGCCATAGAATGATGCCCATGCGCATTCTCTATCATTTGCCCCTTTCTCCGCAAAGTCGTCAGGTTCGGCTCGTTCTTGGCGAGAAGCGACTGCCCTATGAACCAATGACGGAACGCGTCTGGGAACGTCGCACAGAGTTTCTGGCGATGAATCCTGCGGGCGACGTGCCCCTGCTGGTCGAGGAGAACGGACTGACGATCCCGAATGCCGGGGTTATTTGCGAGTATCTCGAGGAAGCCTATCCGGATACGCCGCTCATGGGCCGGACCCTTGCCGAGCGCGCGGAGGTGCGGCGGTTGATGGCGTGGTTCAACGAGAAGTTCGCTCAGGAGGTGTCGCGCAATCTCCTGGGGGAAAAAGTGGACAAGCGGCTCTCGGGCCGGGGCAATCCTGATGGCAATGCCCTGCGGGCCGGATATGCGAATATCCGTTTTCATCTGGATTATATCGGCTGGCTGGCCGAGACGCGCGCCTGGCTGGCGGGCGGGATGCTGTCCA is a genomic window containing:
- the minC gene encoding septum site-determining protein MinC, which gives rise to MSSSPLHAATGTTPAPDAPIQIRARGRSFLALVLSPERPLSNWLESLDAQIARSAAFFAGKPVILDLALLHADDEGLDTLQARLIERGIRIIGVEGGNPEWPALAQWDMPTGLEGGRASGAVDIPETTEAISPVDTPKSVSNGETRIVDASIRSGQSIMHMTGDLVVIGSVASGAEVVASGSIHVYGSLRGRAVAGVGGQTGARIFATRTHAELLAVDGYYMTAEEMEAGLVGLATQALLVDDRIVVQKIG
- the fzlA gene encoding FtsZ-binding protein FzlA, which translates into the protein MRILYHLPLSPQSRQVRLVLGEKRLPYEPMTERVWERRTEFLAMNPAGDVPLLVEENGLTIPNAGVICEYLEEAYPDTPLMGRTLAERAEVRRLMAWFNEKFAQEVSRNLLGEKVDKRLSGRGNPDGNALRAGYANIRFHLDYIGWLAETRAWLAGGMLSMADFAAAAHLSCLDFIGDIDWSKAPAVKDWYARVKSRPCFRALLNDRVTGFTPPDHYADLDF
- the minD gene encoding septum site-determining protein MinD, which gives rise to MAKVLVVTSGKGGVGKTTSTAALGAALAQTGQNVVVIDFDVGLRNLDLVMGAERRVVFDLINVVQGDAKLAQALIRDKRCETLSILPASQTRDKDALTSEGVAKVMEELREKFDWIVCDSPAGIERGAQLAMYHADMAVVVTNPEVSSVRDSDRIIGMLDSTTERAKRGEKVEKHLLLTRYDPGRAARGEMLSTEDVLEILSIPLLGIVPESEEVLRASNVGSPVTLSNPESAPARAYFEAARRLQGEKLEVHVPVERKGLFDWLFKKRVA